The Lepisosteus oculatus isolate fLepOcu1 chromosome 4, fLepOcu1.hap2, whole genome shotgun sequence genome window below encodes:
- the dnajc12 gene encoding dnaJ homolog subfamily C member 12 isoform X1 gives MATAGTVLDRSPERAEHTMDAILNCKPEDLEDYYGLLGCDELSSVDQILAEFKVRALACHPDKHPENPKAVENFQKLQEAKEVLTNEDSRARYDFWRRSRITVPFHDWEALSDSVKTSMHWAVKTKKEPMLEGPEEKAALGSGEQAWHVGKAEDKTPGNEGVQSPNTPTSPNENYWHLRFRWSADTPSDLLRKFRNYEI, from the exons ATGGCGACGGCTGGAACTGTCCTGGATAGATCTCCTGAGAGAGCAGAACACACT ATGGACGCGATTTTGAACTGCAAACCTGAAGATCTGGAAGACTACTACGGTTTGCTTGGATGCGATGAACTGTCTTCG gtGGACCAGATCTTGGCTGAGTTCAAAGTCAGAGCTCTAGCATGTCACCCAGACAAGCATCCGGAAAATCCCAAAGCAG TAGAAAACTTTCAAAAGCTGCAGGAAGCCAAAGAAGTCCTGACTAATGAAGACAGTAGAGCCCGTTATGACTTTTGGCGACGCAGCAGAATCACAGTCCCCTTCCATGACTGGGAAGCCCTCAGCGACTCTGTCAAAACT TCAATGCACTGGGCAGTGAAGACCAAGAAGGAGCCCATGCTGGAGGGCCCGGAAGAGAAAGCTGCTCTCGGCAGTGGTGAGCAGGCCTGGCACGTGGGGAAGGCAGAAGACAAGACCCCGGGTAATGAGGGAGTACAGTCTCCTAACACACCAACATCCCCAA ATGAGAACTACTGGCACTTGCGTTTTCGCTGGTCAGCTGATACTCCATCTGATCTTCTGAGGAAATTCCGAAATTATGAGATCTAA
- the dnajc12 gene encoding dnaJ homolog subfamily C member 12 isoform X2, whose protein sequence is MATAGTVLDRSPERAEHTMDAILNCKPEDLEDYYGLLGCDELSSVDQILAEFKVRALACHPDKHPENPKAENFQKLQEAKEVLTNEDSRARYDFWRRSRITVPFHDWEALSDSVKTSMHWAVKTKKEPMLEGPEEKAALGSGEQAWHVGKAEDKTPGNEGVQSPNTPTSPNENYWHLRFRWSADTPSDLLRKFRNYEI, encoded by the exons ATGGCGACGGCTGGAACTGTCCTGGATAGATCTCCTGAGAGAGCAGAACACACT ATGGACGCGATTTTGAACTGCAAACCTGAAGATCTGGAAGACTACTACGGTTTGCTTGGATGCGATGAACTGTCTTCG gtGGACCAGATCTTGGCTGAGTTCAAAGTCAGAGCTCTAGCATGTCACCCAGACAAGCATCCGGAAAATCCCAAAGCAG AAAACTTTCAAAAGCTGCAGGAAGCCAAAGAAGTCCTGACTAATGAAGACAGTAGAGCCCGTTATGACTTTTGGCGACGCAGCAGAATCACAGTCCCCTTCCATGACTGGGAAGCCCTCAGCGACTCTGTCAAAACT TCAATGCACTGGGCAGTGAAGACCAAGAAGGAGCCCATGCTGGAGGGCCCGGAAGAGAAAGCTGCTCTCGGCAGTGGTGAGCAGGCCTGGCACGTGGGGAAGGCAGAAGACAAGACCCCGGGTAATGAGGGAGTACAGTCTCCTAACACACCAACATCCCCAA ATGAGAACTACTGGCACTTGCGTTTTCGCTGGTCAGCTGATACTCCATCTGATCTTCTGAGGAAATTCCGAAATTATGAGATCTAA
- the dnajc12 gene encoding dnaJ homolog subfamily C member 12 isoform X3, with the protein MDAILNCKPEDLEDYYGLLGCDELSSVDQILAEFKVRALACHPDKHPENPKAVENFQKLQEAKEVLTNEDSRARYDFWRRSRITVPFHDWEALSDSVKTSMHWAVKTKKEPMLEGPEEKAALGSGEQAWHVGKAEDKTPGNEGVQSPNTPTSPNENYWHLRFRWSADTPSDLLRKFRNYEI; encoded by the exons ATGGACGCGATTTTGAACTGCAAACCTGAAGATCTGGAAGACTACTACGGTTTGCTTGGATGCGATGAACTGTCTTCG gtGGACCAGATCTTGGCTGAGTTCAAAGTCAGAGCTCTAGCATGTCACCCAGACAAGCATCCGGAAAATCCCAAAGCAG TAGAAAACTTTCAAAAGCTGCAGGAAGCCAAAGAAGTCCTGACTAATGAAGACAGTAGAGCCCGTTATGACTTTTGGCGACGCAGCAGAATCACAGTCCCCTTCCATGACTGGGAAGCCCTCAGCGACTCTGTCAAAACT TCAATGCACTGGGCAGTGAAGACCAAGAAGGAGCCCATGCTGGAGGGCCCGGAAGAGAAAGCTGCTCTCGGCAGTGGTGAGCAGGCCTGGCACGTGGGGAAGGCAGAAGACAAGACCCCGGGTAATGAGGGAGTACAGTCTCCTAACACACCAACATCCCCAA ATGAGAACTACTGGCACTTGCGTTTTCGCTGGTCAGCTGATACTCCATCTGATCTTCTGAGGAAATTCCGAAATTATGAGATCTAA
- the LOC107077387 gene encoding fatty acid-binding protein, intestinal-like, which translates to MAFNGCWVEYKNENLKEFLVALGIDVSKLGDLDNLKQQLTVKQEGDKFTITEKSVFRTKEISWTMGEEFMGDPADGSVMKGTYTFESPTHYVGKFKRVSDGKELVNSRQVDGDEMLQTTKIDDVELKKYFKRKEV; encoded by the exons ATGGCTTTTAATGGCTGTTGGGTGGAATACAAAAATGAGAACCTGAAAGAATTTTTGGTGGCCTTAG GAATCGATGTCTCAAAACTTGGTGATTTGGACAATCTGAAACAGCAACTAACTGTGAAACAAGAAGGAGACAAATTCACCATAACAGAAAAGAGTGTTTTTCGGACAAAAGAGATCAGCTGGACAATGGGAGAAGAGTTTATGGGGGATCCTGCTGATGGCTCTGTAATGAAG GGAACCTACACATTTGAATCCCCCACACACTATGTTGGCAAATTCAAACGTGTTTCTGATGGCAAGGAGCTTGTGAATAGCAGACAAGTAGATGGAGATGAGATGCTACAG ACTACAAAGATCGATGATGTagaattgaaaaaatattttaaaagaaaagaggtGTGA